One Thermosipho africanus Ob7 genomic region harbors:
- a CDS encoding ABC transporter permease, whose translation MIKIAFRNFFSNFKLSLLVILGSMIATMLVVGALSLNDSVDSWFNSKLRNNFGNIDIVAKDKSDTFFFPKTLNVEQVEKYLNKYKNEGVVRDFVFTYLVSSRIKHNGNFYDIFAIGYDEKIKEFSKKDIDGIILSSDLAKTLNIKQGDTITIITPSGSKELKIDHIGLEEFNFRGETGMTNGSIFIPKDLMLSLRMYTYNAPNTVFISLNLDLKNHLEFSEKLSKDLDLRTTPTKYNLKYSPLNKVIGYLFLGFSGFSILSSFLFISNFFGVLAEDRRKTLGTLRALGLSKKKSGIILFLEGLMYIISSSIVGALLGIIFGRYLLSFVNNLPNIASSDTTIAEKIPYVITYKSIFLGILISIILPVTLLITRSISFSKIPPVVLLSEEQILPKKRWIFILAFLIVVAFFFINPLYSLSVLIILISIFFKKSYVQLLAGVLSILTIYNKIGTGERWDYLARSGIFLAASVVIIFSILPLIKNVIRKFYSLSNILAISYIEKQKMRNYIVFFVYAIITLVILLTAVIPSSVFNYVDKKLDSGIVGYNFLIIENPLKSFFKTDYYETDENFKSMFENLVKIQLVNAKLDNRNLTIILAKSGIEKSLKIENVKINDLSLKEGIANKEIFSKDSTYTFLIKGILPGISARFYESFKVVDTFDPKNVIVPFDGIFVYDKKVSGALQGYAGVVKDEYVSQAKNTVYEKFDAPLYVTEELNKVFLSIKYFINVAVQLFYFGFISGFSGLTILSLKNVYERKRIIGSLKALGVNRKTIFSFFITEAFLIVTIAILTAIITTFFITMDLTTMISSELPDFSITIPWIQIIEIIAGIYLITGIFTIYPANLAQKISPAEAIRVFD comes from the coding sequence ATGATAAAAATAGCCTTTAGAAACTTCTTTTCAAATTTTAAACTCTCTTTGCTTGTAATACTTGGAAGTATGATCGCAACAATGTTGGTTGTTGGAGCTCTTTCATTGAACGATTCTGTTGATAGCTGGTTTAATTCTAAATTAAGAAATAATTTTGGAAATATAGACATTGTTGCAAAAGATAAAAGTGATACATTCTTTTTTCCAAAAACACTAAATGTAGAACAAGTAGAAAAATATCTTAATAAATATAAAAATGAAGGTGTTGTAAGAGATTTTGTCTTTACCTATCTAGTCTCTTCAAGAATAAAACATAATGGCAATTTTTATGATATCTTTGCCATAGGTTATGATGAAAAAATAAAAGAATTTTCAAAAAAAGATATAGATGGAATCATTTTATCTAGCGATCTTGCAAAAACTCTAAACATAAAGCAAGGTGACACAATAACAATCATAACTCCAAGCGGAAGTAAAGAATTAAAAATTGATCACATCGGACTTGAAGAATTTAACTTCCGTGGAGAAACTGGTATGACAAATGGTAGTATTTTTATTCCAAAAGACTTGATGTTGAGTCTAAGAATGTACACATATAACGCTCCAAACACAGTCTTTATATCATTAAATCTTGATTTAAAAAATCATTTAGAATTTTCTGAAAAGCTCTCTAAAGACCTTGACCTAAGAACCACTCCAACCAAATATAACTTGAAATATTCACCATTAAATAAAGTTATAGGTTACCTATTTCTTGGATTCAGCGGATTTTCTATACTAAGCAGTTTTTTATTCATATCAAACTTTTTCGGTGTACTTGCTGAAGATAGAAGAAAAACTCTTGGAACCTTACGAGCATTGGGACTTTCAAAGAAAAAAAGTGGAATTATCCTTTTTTTGGAAGGATTGATGTATATAATCTCTTCTTCAATTGTTGGAGCACTACTTGGAATTATTTTTGGTAGGTATTTGCTTTCCTTTGTAAATAACCTTCCAAATATTGCATCATCAGACACAACTATTGCTGAAAAAATTCCATACGTGATAACATATAAATCTATTTTTCTTGGAATTTTAATTTCAATTATTTTACCAGTAACATTGTTAATTACTAGAAGTATTTCATTTTCTAAAATTCCACCAGTCGTTCTTCTCTCTGAAGAACAAATACTACCTAAAAAAAGATGGATATTTATATTAGCATTTTTAATCGTTGTAGCTTTCTTTTTTATTAATCCACTTTATTCACTGTCTGTGCTAATAATCTTGATATCTATTTTCTTTAAAAAAAGTTATGTACAACTTCTTGCTGGTGTCCTTTCCATTCTCACCATTTACAACAAAATAGGGACTGGAGAAAGATGGGATTATCTTGCAAGATCAGGAATATTTTTAGCGGCAAGTGTAGTAATAATATTTTCCATTCTTCCCTTAATAAAAAACGTTATTAGAAAATTTTATAGCCTTTCAAACATACTTGCAATTTCATACATTGAAAAACAAAAAATGAGAAATTACATAGTATTTTTTGTCTATGCAATAATAACTCTTGTAATACTTTTAACAGCTGTTATTCCAAGCAGCGTTTTTAATTATGTGGACAAAAAACTTGATAGTGGAATTGTAGGCTATAACTTTTTAATTATAGAAAACCCATTAAAAAGCTTTTTCAAAACAGATTACTACGAAACAGATGAAAATTTTAAATCAATGTTTGAAAACCTTGTAAAAATACAACTTGTAAACGCAAAACTTGATAATAGAAATCTTACGATTATACTTGCAAAAAGTGGCATTGAAAAATCTTTAAAAATTGAAAATGTAAAAATTAATGACTTATCTTTAAAGGAAGGAATAGCAAATAAAGAAATCTTTTCTAAGGATTCAACCTATACTTTTTTGATAAAAGGAATACTACCAGGTATAAGTGCCAGATTTTACGAAAGCTTTAAAGTAGTCGATACTTTTGATCCCAAAAATGTTATAGTCCCATTCGATGGAATATTTGTTTACGACAAAAAGGTTTCTGGAGCTCTACAAGGATATGCCGGAGTTGTAAAAGATGAATACGTAAGTCAAGCTAAAAATACAGTATATGAAAAATTCGATGCTCCATTATATGTTACCGAAGAGCTTAATAAAGTATTTTTGAGTATAAAATACTTTATAAATGTTGCAGTACAACTATTTTATTTTGGTTTTATAAGTGGTTTTTCTGGACTTACAATTCTTAGCCTAAAGAATGTATATGAAAGAAAAAGAATAATTGGATCTCTAAAAGCTTTGGGAGTAAATAGAAAAACTATATTTTCATTCTTTATTACCGAAGCATTTTTAATAGTTACTATTGCTATATTAACAGCAATAATTACAACATTTTTCATTACCATGGATTTAACTACTATGATCTCAAGTGAATTACCCGATTTTTCAATAACTATCCCATG
- a CDS encoding ECF transporter S component, whose product MLNAKRVAIIGVFAALAFVVMYIEIPIFPAVNFLKYDPSDILVLLTAFIYSPTVGVIVLAIKDILFFIFKSQDIVGIAMNFAAGALFIVPAAIIYGKKNRFREILGYIIGTVAATGGMALLNMIVVPYYWKIPLEEVFKLLPWIIGFNAIKFSIDSVINGIIHRRVKNILEPDEAKI is encoded by the coding sequence ATGCTTAACGCCAAAAGAGTGGCAATTATAGGGGTGTTTGCTGCACTTGCATTTGTAGTAATGTATATCGAAATACCAATATTCCCAGCAGTTAATTTTTTAAAATATGATCCTAGCGATATTTTAGTATTATTAACTGCTTTTATATATTCTCCAACTGTTGGAGTAATAGTGCTAGCAATAAAAGATATTTTGTTTTTCATATTTAAATCACAAGATATAGTCGGTATTGCTATGAATTTTGCAGCTGGAGCTTTATTTATCGTTCCTGCAGCAATAATATATGGAAAAAAGAACAGATTCAGAGAAATATTAGGTTACATAATCGGTACTGTCGCTGCAACTGGTGGAATGGCACTTTTGAATATGATAGTAGTCCCATATTATTGGAAAATTCCTTTGGAAGAAGTATTTAAACTTCTGCCATGGATTATTGGTTTTAATGCAATCAAGTTTTCAATAGACTCAGTAATAAATGGAATAATTCATAGACGCGTTAAAAATATTTTAGAACCAGATGAAGCGAAAATATAA
- the rpoD gene encoding RNA polymerase sigma factor RpoD: MAKKKTVDSLDSKIEKLIAIGKEKGFVTYEDIDKMFPPEKADEFDGNVLEKVYEELEKNNVAITEETTNDGIEDVTLEDFLEESPKFYDNMATKDLIKMYLKDIGKIPLLSQSMERELARRAQLGDERAKQKLVESNLRLVVSIAKRYVGKGLSFLDLIQEGNVGLLKAVEKFDWKKGYKFSTYATWWIRQAITRAIADQARTIRVPVHMVETINKVQKIMREYYQEHGTEIPIEELAKLIGKPVEKVEEILQAAKETTSLEAPVGEDDDSTVGDFIADETIASPKKEAMRMLIREEVDKVLETLNDREKLVLKMRYGLIDGKAKTLEEVGQYFNVTRERIRQIEVKALRKLRHPSRSRYLKLLFKMLDES, from the coding sequence ATGGCAAAGAAAAAAACTGTAGATTCTTTAGATTCGAAAATTGAAAAGCTCATAGCTATTGGAAAAGAAAAAGGCTTTGTTACATATGAAGATATTGACAAGATGTTCCCGCCAGAAAAGGCAGATGAGTTTGATGGAAATGTATTAGAAAAAGTCTACGAGGAGCTTGAAAAAAATAATGTTGCAATTACTGAAGAAACTACAAACGATGGAATTGAAGATGTCACTTTGGAAGATTTTTTAGAGGAATCTCCAAAGTTTTATGACAATATGGCAACTAAAGACTTAATAAAGATGTATTTAAAAGACATTGGAAAAATCCCACTGTTAAGTCAGTCAATGGAGAGAGAACTTGCAAGACGCGCACAACTTGGAGATGAAAGGGCAAAGCAAAAATTGGTAGAATCTAATCTAAGGCTCGTTGTAAGTATAGCTAAAAGATATGTTGGAAAAGGTCTTTCATTTTTGGATCTTATACAAGAAGGTAATGTTGGCCTTTTAAAGGCCGTTGAAAAATTTGATTGGAAAAAAGGTTATAAATTCTCAACTTATGCAACATGGTGGATCCGTCAGGCAATTACTCGTGCAATAGCGGATCAGGCAAGAACTATAAGGGTTCCGGTACATATGGTAGAAACAATAAATAAAGTCCAAAAGATAATGAGAGAGTATTATCAAGAGCATGGAACGGAAATACCAATTGAAGAACTTGCAAAATTAATTGGAAAACCTGTAGAAAAGGTTGAGGAAATTCTACAAGCAGCAAAGGAAACAACTTCTCTTGAAGCACCAGTTGGTGAAGATGATGATTCAACTGTAGGAGACTTCATCGCAGATGAAACAATAGCTTCACCAAAGAAAGAAGCAATGAGAATGCTAATACGTGAAGAAGTAGATAAAGTTCTTGAAACATTAAATGATAGGGAAAAGTTGGTCCTTAAAATGAGGTATGGCCTTATAGATGGAAAAGCAAAAACCCTTGAAGAAGTAGGACAATATTTTAATGTTACAAGAGAAAGAATTAGACAAATAGAAGTTAAAGCTTTAAGAAAACTAAGACATCCTTCAAGAAGTAGATATTTAAAGCTTTTATTCAAAATGCTTGATGAATCATGA
- the rpmA gene encoding 50S ribosomal protein L27 yields MKINIQLFAKSSTAKNGRDSNPKYLGVKRGDGQKVLAGTIIVRQRGTKFWPGKNVGMGRDFTLFALKDGVVKFEVRNNRKYVSVYEEK; encoded by the coding sequence ATGAAAATTAACATACAGCTTTTTGCAAAAAGCAGTACTGCCAAAAATGGACGCGACAGCAATCCTAAATATCTAGGAGTTAAAAGAGGCGATGGCCAAAAAGTCTTAGCTGGTACTATTATTGTCAGACAAAGAGGAACCAAATTCTGGCCAGGTAAAAATGTAGGAATGGGAAGGGATTTTACCTTATTCGCACTAAAAGATGGCGTAGTCAAATTTGAAGTTAGAAACAACAGAAAATATGTAAGCGTATATGAAGAAAAATAA
- the dnaG gene encoding DNA primase translates to MLILKDTIEEIKSKIDIVELISRYVSLQKVGNSYRGLCPFHTETTPSFYVNPSFKTYHCFGCGASGDVIKFVQEIEGIPFMEALKKLAEEAGVKIEYSSSNSFQQLYFNFYKELHKEYIEKLFDEKIALDYLFSRGFNEEEIKEYEFGFSPINSKIPQKIAQKLDIKSLKKFGFSNHDQFEGRLIIPIKNEYSNVIAFGGRLLGEGQPKYLNSYETDFFKKSKTLFLLDIAKDKIKTADFAIICEGYFDAIAFHRADFKNAVATLGTAFTKFHAFSIKKLTQNVILAFDTDSAGVKAALQSIKILISMQFNVMVAGKTKEKDPDEIYKTQGSSGLYSFLKEAIPAEEFIPYVLSKNYDLNNSNAIPLYTREIKNWEKTFENFPEKLQTFRKTAEKISKTSITVSVPKPKQKTNLPTLDEMVIYLLLNNPQVDIEINPKIFNELTQEFIKSLKNLKNFSFEKLSKDLQKYIENILNKMEKFEINEDYINTVKKKIEEKTLEKRIEEIDKYLNSATEEEKRVLLQTRMELVRKLKKLGR, encoded by the coding sequence TTGCTTATTCTTAAAGACACTATTGAAGAAATCAAATCAAAAATTGATATAGTTGAACTTATTTCCCGTTATGTAAGTCTACAAAAAGTGGGAAATAGTTATCGTGGCTTGTGTCCTTTCCATACAGAAACAACACCTTCCTTCTATGTAAATCCATCCTTCAAGACATACCACTGCTTTGGCTGTGGAGCGTCTGGGGATGTGATTAAATTTGTTCAGGAAATTGAAGGCATACCATTCATGGAAGCTTTAAAAAAACTGGCTGAAGAAGCAGGAGTAAAAATTGAATACAGCTCATCAAATAGCTTTCAACAGTTATACTTTAATTTTTATAAAGAACTTCATAAAGAATATATTGAAAAGTTATTTGATGAAAAAATTGCCCTTGATTATTTATTTTCAAGAGGTTTTAATGAAGAAGAAATAAAGGAATATGAGTTTGGCTTTTCACCCATAAATTCTAAAATACCTCAAAAAATTGCTCAAAAATTGGATATTAAATCCTTAAAAAAATTTGGTTTTTCAAATCATGACCAATTTGAAGGTAGATTAATAATACCAATTAAAAATGAATATTCGAATGTTATAGCATTTGGGGGAAGACTCTTAGGTGAAGGGCAACCAAAATACCTTAACTCATATGAAACAGATTTTTTTAAAAAATCGAAAACCCTCTTTTTACTAGATATTGCAAAAGACAAGATTAAAACTGCAGATTTTGCAATTATTTGTGAAGGTTACTTTGATGCTATTGCATTTCATAGAGCTGATTTTAAAAATGCTGTTGCAACACTTGGAACAGCCTTTACAAAATTTCACGCTTTTTCTATTAAAAAACTTACCCAAAATGTTATCTTAGCTTTTGATACTGATAGTGCTGGAGTAAAAGCAGCTCTTCAAAGCATAAAAATACTAATTTCAATGCAATTTAATGTAATGGTTGCTGGAAAAACAAAAGAAAAAGATCCTGACGAAATTTACAAAACTCAAGGTAGTTCTGGATTATATTCTTTCTTAAAAGAAGCAATACCGGCTGAAGAATTTATCCCTTATGTTTTAAGCAAAAACTATGATTTAAACAACTCAAATGCAATACCTCTCTATACAAGAGAAATAAAAAACTGGGAAAAAACATTCGAAAATTTTCCAGAAAAACTTCAAACATTTAGAAAAACTGCTGAAAAGATATCAAAAACGAGCATAACCGTTTCTGTGCCTAAGCCAAAACAAAAAACTAATCTTCCAACCTTAGATGAAATGGTTATATATCTACTTTTAAATAATCCGCAAGTTGATATAGAAATAAATCCGAAAATATTTAATGAACTTACCCAAGAATTCATTAAATCTTTAAAAAATCTTAAGAACTTTTCATTTGAAAAGTTGTCCAAAGATTTGCAAAAATATATTGAAAATATATTGAATAAAATGGAAAAATTTGAAATAAATGAAGATTATATAAACACAGTAAAGAAAAAAATTGAAGAAAAAACTTTAGAAAAAAGGATAGAAGAAATAGATAAATATTTAAATTCCGCAACAGAGGAAGAAAAAAGGGTACTTTTACAAACAAGAATGGAACTTGTTAGAAAGCTCAAAAAACTTGGGAGGTGA
- the rplM gene encoding 50S ribosomal protein L13 — translation MARTLPIQKTTLLKKEEVKKDWYLINAEGQTLGRLATRIALVLMGKNKPNWTPHVDCGNFVVVINADKIKLTGKKWDQKIYYRHSGYPGGIKEFTARQLQQRNPEKLIQLAVKRMLPKTILGRKALKRLKIYAGSEHPHSAQKPIELNF, via the coding sequence ATGGCAAGAACGTTGCCTATACAAAAAACAACTTTGTTAAAGAAAGAAGAAGTAAAAAAAGATTGGTACTTAATAAATGCAGAAGGTCAAACACTTGGTAGACTTGCAACAAGAATTGCTCTTGTTCTTATGGGAAAAAATAAACCAAACTGGACACCTCATGTCGATTGCGGAAATTTTGTCGTTGTAATCAATGCTGACAAAATTAAACTAACAGGTAAAAAATGGGATCAAAAAATCTACTACAGACACTCTGGTTATCCTGGAGGAATTAAAGAATTTACAGCAAGGCAACTTCAACAAAGAAATCCAGAAAAACTCATTCAACTTGCTGTTAAAAGAATGCTTCCAAAAACAATTCTTGGAAGAAAAGCATTAAAAAGACTTAAAATATATGCGGGTTCAGAACATCCACATAGTGCACAAAAACCAATTGAATTGAATTTTTAA
- the rpsI gene encoding 30S ribosomal protein S9, whose protein sequence is MAEYYMGTGRRKTSVARVYLKEGNGKVTVNDKEYEDLNGYLENSVWTLHALEPLKVTGLEGSFDLFIRVQGGGKSGQAGAIRLGIARALLQYNPDLRPTLKEKGLLTRDPRMVERKKYGLRKARRAPQFSKR, encoded by the coding sequence ATGGCTGAATACTACATGGGTACTGGAAGAAGAAAAACATCAGTTGCAAGGGTATATCTAAAAGAAGGTAATGGAAAAGTTACAGTTAATGATAAAGAATATGAAGATTTAAATGGTTACCTCGAAAATTCTGTTTGGACTCTTCACGCTCTTGAACCATTAAAAGTAACCGGTCTTGAAGGTTCATTTGATCTCTTCATAAGAGTTCAAGGCGGAGGAAAATCCGGACAAGCAGGTGCTATAAGACTTGGTATTGCACGTGCATTACTTCAATACAATCCTGATCTAAGACCTACATTGAAGGAAAAAGGTCTTCTCACAAGAGACCCAAGAATGGTCGAAAGGAAAAAATACGGTCTCAGAAAAGCAAGACGTGCACCTCAATTCTCCAAACGTTAA
- a CDS encoding ribosomal-processing cysteine protease Prp — translation MITCKFFKENGFFEKFLITGHSMYAQKGKDIVCAAVSVVAQHTARYLLKNGASVKIKDGYLDVKNISHDNISQIFVNELIDTLKDLEEQYPKYLKLEVSNDEN, via the coding sequence ATGATCACGTGTAAATTTTTTAAAGAAAACGGGTTTTTTGAAAAGTTTTTGATAACAGGACATTCAATGTATGCTCAAAAAGGTAAAGATATTGTTTGTGCAGCAGTAAGCGTTGTAGCTCAGCATACAGCAAGATATCTATTAAAAAATGGAGCCTCTGTCAAAATAAAAGATGGATATTTAGATGTAAAAAACATTTCGCACGATAACATCTCTCAGATATTCGTAAATGAATTAATTGATACCTTAAAAGATTTAGAGGAACAATACCCAAAATACCTTAAACTGGAGGTGAGCAATGATGAAAATTAA